The following are from one region of the Natranaerobius trueperi genome:
- the cas6 gene encoding CRISPR-associated endoribonuclease Cas6 yields the protein MRLKINFSIDKPVNLTFNYQYLLSSWVYKIIYKGNSRLGKWLHEKGCLFKGKNYKPILFSNVFFDESKVVKSPKHSCLQVDKGGYFYFDSFRKDICYALMEGTWQKEKVILNDKEFVITSVEIVKDPHWNSPFKAKTLGPICAPYVSNNKLQYSNPLESKFYDVIRNNLLNWYEIIYRKPSELKKDDIKITIDQSFNFKKAEKLIDFKGKKIKGYQFKFTLDAPSEVLEVAYRAGLGSYGSQGFGMVSEIGEC from the coding sequence ATTTTAGTATAGATAAACCAGTGAATCTAACATTCAATTATCAGTACCTTTTGTCGAGTTGGGTATATAAGATTATATACAAAGGTAATTCTCGGTTAGGCAAATGGTTACATGAGAAAGGATGTTTATTTAAAGGGAAAAATTATAAGCCTATTTTATTTTCTAATGTTTTTTTTGATGAAAGTAAGGTAGTTAAATCACCTAAACACAGTTGTTTACAGGTTGATAAAGGTGGATATTTTTACTTTGATTCGTTTAGAAAAGATATTTGCTATGCTTTAATGGAGGGGACATGGCAGAAGGAAAAAGTGATACTGAATGATAAAGAGTTTGTTATAACAAGTGTAGAGATAGTAAAAGATCCTCATTGGAATTCCCCCTTTAAAGCAAAAACTTTAGGTCCTATTTGTGCGCCGTATGTTAGTAATAACAAATTACAATATTCTAATCCATTAGAGAGTAAATTTTATGATGTGATAAGAAATAACTTATTAAACTGGTATGAAATTATTTATAGAAAACCTAGTGAGTTAAAAAAGGATGATATTAAAATTACTATTGATCAATCTTTTAATTTCAAAAAAGCTGAAAAATTAATTGATTTCAAGGGTAAAAAGATAAAAGGTTACCAGTTTAAATTCACGTTAGACGCACCAAGTGAAGTATTAGAGGTGGCCTATAGAGCAGGTCTGGGTAGTTATGGTTCGCAAGGGTTTGGGATGGTCTCAGAAATTGGTGAATGCTAA